The Salvia miltiorrhiza cultivar Shanhuang (shh) chromosome 1, IMPLAD_Smil_shh, whole genome shotgun sequence genome has a window encoding:
- the LOC131005344 gene encoding protein CHROMATIN REMODELING 35-like isoform X1: MDAATDRNYLSPFLKRFPATSSSDLGSKRRKRIKADEGNGYSFSSYGSFPASWRFAFDKKRQVLNESDPFTTKDLLNQLDSGKFGSVTKEIEDLIKRRRRVLDSFYALNPELSSTICLDVQDKVASKPMEVAPDVIDLDDDKDDELERLVPESQLSHHAAPVVIIDSDDDNDATTGHLEVDLKPPSLDLVIRDKPSGAGNLLMKDYVDRSSSGNLLMKDYVDRSSSGKSKNSQEAGVQMYITGEAEIGFTKDKGEYVGTDDLEESDELSDTNSDGLDNIWKEMTFALEGSKDAPGVVLHDEYDVGEEEDCEHSFIFKDDIGDVCRICGVIKRGIETIIEYNFSKTTRTTRTYRYEGRTTREYEQTDIPIDGFKLSDGDPGVAEIHPHPRHRKEMKPHQTEGFNFLLSNLVSDNPGGCILAHAPGSGKTFMIISFLQSFMAKYPAARPLVVLPRGILSIWKKEFLRWQVEEIPLLDFYSAKAEGRAQQLEILKEWVSKRSILFLGYKQFSSIICDTGSGQVATDCINYLLKVPSILILDEGHTPRNPETDILTSLERIETPRKVVLSGTLYQNHVQEVFNILNLVRPKFLKMDTSKAIRRRILSRAEIGGRMKHGRDNGFYDLIEHTLIKDENQSRKVTVIQDLREMTRRVLHYYKGDNLDELPGLVDFSVYLQLSPRQKADIKELKKVSFRKFSICAQGSAIYLHPILKTLAKNPLVKDRVDETKMDAILENLNVKEGAKLNFYMNLLQLCESSGEKLLVFSQFLLPLKFLERITSKVKGYSIGKEMFMITGDSDAGTRESSMEKFNSSSEARVFFGSIKACGEGISLVGASRIIILDVHLNPSVTRQAIGRAFRPGQLKKVYTYRLIASDSPEQEDHATCFKKESISKLWFEWDESSGQQNFEMEEVDDISNCGDTFLETARLREDIVKVYRK, translated from the exons ATGGATGCTGCTACCGATAGAAATTATCTCAGTCCCTTTTTGAAAAGATTTCCGGCAACTTCCTCAAGCG ATTTGGGCTCAAAACGACGCAAACGGATAAAAGCGGATGAAGGAAATGGTTATAGTTTTTCTAGCTATGGTAGCTTTCCTGCATCATGGCGCTTCGCATTTGACAAGAAAAGACAAGTTCTGAATGAGTCGGATCCTTTCACCACGAAGGATTTGTTGAACCAATTGGATTCTGGCAAATTTGGAAGTGTGACCAAGGAGATAGAAGACCTTATCAAGCGGAGGAGGCGGGTGTTGGATTCCTTCTATGCTCTGAATCCTGAACTATCATCGACGATATGTCTGGATGTGCAAGACAAAGTGGCGTCAAAGCCGATGGAGGTAGCTCCTGATGTGATTGACCTTGATGATGACAAGGATGACGAACTGGAACGGTTGGTTCCAGAATCACAGCTTTCTCATCATGCTGCCCCAGTGGTTATCATTGATTCAGACGATGATAATGATGCTACAACTGGCCATCTTGAAGTGGATTTGAAGCCACCTTCTCTTGATCTTGTCATTAGGGATAAACCTTCTGGAGCTGGAAATCTTCTGATGAAGGATTATGTG GACCGGAGTTCTTCTGGTAACCTTCTGATGAAGGATTATGTG GACCGGAGTTCTTCTGGTAAAAGCAAAAATTCTCAAGAAGCGGGTGTGCAAATGTATATTACAGGCGAAGCTGAAATTGGATTCACGAAGGATAAAGGAGAGTATGTGGGTACTGATGACCTAGAGGAAAGTGATGAATTGTCTGATACCAATTCAGATGGTCTAGATAATATTTGGAAGGAGATGACCTTTGCTCTAGAGGGTTCAAAG GATGCTCCTGGAGTAGTTCTACATGATGAATATGATGTTGGGGAGGAAGAAGACTGCGaacattctttcatttttaaagatgacattGGTGATGTATGCCGAATTTGTGGGGTTATTAAGAGAGGAATTGAAACCATCATTGAATATAACTTCTCAAAG ACCACAAGGACTACAAGAACTTACAGATATGAAGGACGAACCACTAGAGAATATGAGCAAACTGATATTCCCATTGATGGATTCAAATTATCAGATGGTGATCCTGGGGTTGCTGAAATTCATCCACATCCACGCCACAGAAAAGAGATGAAACCCCATCAAACTGAGGGATTTAACTTTCTTCTGAGCAACCTAGTGTCAGATAATCCTGGAGGTTGTATACTGGCACATGCTCCTGGTTCCGGTAAGACATTCATGATTATCAGTTTCCTTCAGAGTTTCATGGCAAAATATCCAGCTGCAAGACCTCTAGTTGTGCTGCCAAGGGGCATCTTGTCAATATGGAAAAAGGAATTCCTCCGATGGCAAGTCGAGGAGATACCTTTATTGGATTTCTACTCAGCTAAAGCTGAAGGCCGCGCACAGCAACTCGAAATTCTGAAAGAATGGGTGAGCAAAAGGAGCATACTGTTTTTAGGATACAAACAGTTCTCCTCTATTATCTGCGACACTGGCAGCGGGCAAGTTGCTACTGATTGCATAAATTATTTGCTGAAAGTCCCATCAATTCTCATCCTAGATGAAGGTCACACTCCTCGGAACCCAGAAACTGATATCTTGACGTCACTGGAGAGGATTGAAACTCCAAGAAAGGTGGTTCTTTCTGGGACACTCTATCAGAACCACGTGCAAGAAGTTTTCAACATCTTAAATCTTGTGCGCCCAAAGTTTCTGAAGATGGACACGTCTAAAGCAATAAGGAGGCGTATCTTGAGTAGGGCAGAGATTGGTGGCAGGATGAAGCATGGCAGAGACAATGGGTTCTATGATCTAATAGAGCACACCCTGATCAAAGATGAAAACCAATCCCGGAAGGTGACTGTGATACAAGATTTACGGGAAATGACAAGAAGGGTCTTGCATTATTACAAGGGGGATAACTTAGATGAACTTCCGGGGCTTGTAGATTTTTCAGTCTATCTTCAGCTCAGCCCCAGACAAAAAGCTGACATtaaagagttgaagaaagtgtCGTTTAGGAAGTTCTCAATTTGTGCACAAGGAAGTGCTATTTATCTGCACCCAATATTAAAGACTCTCGCCAAGAATCCCCTTGTAAAAGATAGAGTTGATGAGACGAAAATGGATGCTATCTTGGAGAATTTGAATGTGAAAGAAGGAGCAAAGCTCAACTTCTATATGAATCTTCTGCAGCTCTGTGAATCAAGTGGCGAGAAGCTGCTAGTTTTTAGCCAATTTCTCCTACCCCTGAAATTCTTGGAGAGGATAACGTCTAAGGTCAAGGGTTACAGCATTGGCAAGGAGATGTTCATGATCACGGGTGATTCAGATGCTGGGACACGGGAATCTTCCATGGAGAAATTCAACAGTTCATCTGAAGCTCGAGTGTTCTTTGGTTCAATCAAAGCCTGTGGTGAGGGGATATCTCTTGTGGGGGCTTCTCGCATCATTATACTGGATGTTCATCTAAATCCATCCGTCACTCGCCAAGCAATAGGGCGGGCTTTTAGACCCGGCCAACTGAAGAAAGTCTACACGTACAGATTGATTGCTTCGGACTCACCTGAACAGGAGGATCACGCTACCTGCTTCAAGAAGGAATCCATTTCTAAGTTGTGGTTTGAATGGGACGAAAGCAGCGGTCAGCAAAACTTTGAGATGGAGGAAGTTGATGATATCAGCAATTGTGGAGACACTTTTTTGGAAACGGCACGATTGAGGGAAGACATAGTTAAAGTCTATAGAAA GTAA
- the LOC131005344 gene encoding protein CHROMATIN REMODELING 35-like isoform X2 — MDAATDRNYLSPFLKRFPATSSSDLGSKRRKRIKADEGNGYSFSSYGSFPASWRFAFDKKRQVLNESDPFTTKDLLNQLDSGKFGSVTKEIEDLIKRRRRVLDSFYALNPELSSTICLDVQDKVASKPMEVAPDVIDLDDDKDDELERLVPESQLSHHAAPVVIIDSDDDNDATTGHLEVDLKPPSLDLVIRDKPSGAGNLLMKDYVDRSSSGKSKNSQEAGVQMYITGEAEIGFTKDKGEYVGTDDLEESDELSDTNSDGLDNIWKEMTFALEGSKDAPGVVLHDEYDVGEEEDCEHSFIFKDDIGDVCRICGVIKRGIETIIEYNFSKTTRTTRTYRYEGRTTREYEQTDIPIDGFKLSDGDPGVAEIHPHPRHRKEMKPHQTEGFNFLLSNLVSDNPGGCILAHAPGSGKTFMIISFLQSFMAKYPAARPLVVLPRGILSIWKKEFLRWQVEEIPLLDFYSAKAEGRAQQLEILKEWVSKRSILFLGYKQFSSIICDTGSGQVATDCINYLLKVPSILILDEGHTPRNPETDILTSLERIETPRKVVLSGTLYQNHVQEVFNILNLVRPKFLKMDTSKAIRRRILSRAEIGGRMKHGRDNGFYDLIEHTLIKDENQSRKVTVIQDLREMTRRVLHYYKGDNLDELPGLVDFSVYLQLSPRQKADIKELKKVSFRKFSICAQGSAIYLHPILKTLAKNPLVKDRVDETKMDAILENLNVKEGAKLNFYMNLLQLCESSGEKLLVFSQFLLPLKFLERITSKVKGYSIGKEMFMITGDSDAGTRESSMEKFNSSSEARVFFGSIKACGEGISLVGASRIIILDVHLNPSVTRQAIGRAFRPGQLKKVYTYRLIASDSPEQEDHATCFKKESISKLWFEWDESSGQQNFEMEEVDDISNCGDTFLETARLREDIVKVYRK; from the exons ATGGATGCTGCTACCGATAGAAATTATCTCAGTCCCTTTTTGAAAAGATTTCCGGCAACTTCCTCAAGCG ATTTGGGCTCAAAACGACGCAAACGGATAAAAGCGGATGAAGGAAATGGTTATAGTTTTTCTAGCTATGGTAGCTTTCCTGCATCATGGCGCTTCGCATTTGACAAGAAAAGACAAGTTCTGAATGAGTCGGATCCTTTCACCACGAAGGATTTGTTGAACCAATTGGATTCTGGCAAATTTGGAAGTGTGACCAAGGAGATAGAAGACCTTATCAAGCGGAGGAGGCGGGTGTTGGATTCCTTCTATGCTCTGAATCCTGAACTATCATCGACGATATGTCTGGATGTGCAAGACAAAGTGGCGTCAAAGCCGATGGAGGTAGCTCCTGATGTGATTGACCTTGATGATGACAAGGATGACGAACTGGAACGGTTGGTTCCAGAATCACAGCTTTCTCATCATGCTGCCCCAGTGGTTATCATTGATTCAGACGATGATAATGATGCTACAACTGGCCATCTTGAAGTGGATTTGAAGCCACCTTCTCTTGATCTTGTCATTAGGGATAAACCTTCTGGAGCTGGAAATCTTCTGATGAAGGATTATGTG GACCGGAGTTCTTCTGGTAAAAGCAAAAATTCTCAAGAAGCGGGTGTGCAAATGTATATTACAGGCGAAGCTGAAATTGGATTCACGAAGGATAAAGGAGAGTATGTGGGTACTGATGACCTAGAGGAAAGTGATGAATTGTCTGATACCAATTCAGATGGTCTAGATAATATTTGGAAGGAGATGACCTTTGCTCTAGAGGGTTCAAAG GATGCTCCTGGAGTAGTTCTACATGATGAATATGATGTTGGGGAGGAAGAAGACTGCGaacattctttcatttttaaagatgacattGGTGATGTATGCCGAATTTGTGGGGTTATTAAGAGAGGAATTGAAACCATCATTGAATATAACTTCTCAAAG ACCACAAGGACTACAAGAACTTACAGATATGAAGGACGAACCACTAGAGAATATGAGCAAACTGATATTCCCATTGATGGATTCAAATTATCAGATGGTGATCCTGGGGTTGCTGAAATTCATCCACATCCACGCCACAGAAAAGAGATGAAACCCCATCAAACTGAGGGATTTAACTTTCTTCTGAGCAACCTAGTGTCAGATAATCCTGGAGGTTGTATACTGGCACATGCTCCTGGTTCCGGTAAGACATTCATGATTATCAGTTTCCTTCAGAGTTTCATGGCAAAATATCCAGCTGCAAGACCTCTAGTTGTGCTGCCAAGGGGCATCTTGTCAATATGGAAAAAGGAATTCCTCCGATGGCAAGTCGAGGAGATACCTTTATTGGATTTCTACTCAGCTAAAGCTGAAGGCCGCGCACAGCAACTCGAAATTCTGAAAGAATGGGTGAGCAAAAGGAGCATACTGTTTTTAGGATACAAACAGTTCTCCTCTATTATCTGCGACACTGGCAGCGGGCAAGTTGCTACTGATTGCATAAATTATTTGCTGAAAGTCCCATCAATTCTCATCCTAGATGAAGGTCACACTCCTCGGAACCCAGAAACTGATATCTTGACGTCACTGGAGAGGATTGAAACTCCAAGAAAGGTGGTTCTTTCTGGGACACTCTATCAGAACCACGTGCAAGAAGTTTTCAACATCTTAAATCTTGTGCGCCCAAAGTTTCTGAAGATGGACACGTCTAAAGCAATAAGGAGGCGTATCTTGAGTAGGGCAGAGATTGGTGGCAGGATGAAGCATGGCAGAGACAATGGGTTCTATGATCTAATAGAGCACACCCTGATCAAAGATGAAAACCAATCCCGGAAGGTGACTGTGATACAAGATTTACGGGAAATGACAAGAAGGGTCTTGCATTATTACAAGGGGGATAACTTAGATGAACTTCCGGGGCTTGTAGATTTTTCAGTCTATCTTCAGCTCAGCCCCAGACAAAAAGCTGACATtaaagagttgaagaaagtgtCGTTTAGGAAGTTCTCAATTTGTGCACAAGGAAGTGCTATTTATCTGCACCCAATATTAAAGACTCTCGCCAAGAATCCCCTTGTAAAAGATAGAGTTGATGAGACGAAAATGGATGCTATCTTGGAGAATTTGAATGTGAAAGAAGGAGCAAAGCTCAACTTCTATATGAATCTTCTGCAGCTCTGTGAATCAAGTGGCGAGAAGCTGCTAGTTTTTAGCCAATTTCTCCTACCCCTGAAATTCTTGGAGAGGATAACGTCTAAGGTCAAGGGTTACAGCATTGGCAAGGAGATGTTCATGATCACGGGTGATTCAGATGCTGGGACACGGGAATCTTCCATGGAGAAATTCAACAGTTCATCTGAAGCTCGAGTGTTCTTTGGTTCAATCAAAGCCTGTGGTGAGGGGATATCTCTTGTGGGGGCTTCTCGCATCATTATACTGGATGTTCATCTAAATCCATCCGTCACTCGCCAAGCAATAGGGCGGGCTTTTAGACCCGGCCAACTGAAGAAAGTCTACACGTACAGATTGATTGCTTCGGACTCACCTGAACAGGAGGATCACGCTACCTGCTTCAAGAAGGAATCCATTTCTAAGTTGTGGTTTGAATGGGACGAAAGCAGCGGTCAGCAAAACTTTGAGATGGAGGAAGTTGATGATATCAGCAATTGTGGAGACACTTTTTTGGAAACGGCACGATTGAGGGAAGACATAGTTAAAGTCTATAGAAA GTAA